In Kitasatospora sp. NA04385, a single genomic region encodes these proteins:
- a CDS encoding cytochrome P450: MFEAADIVDELMAPAGRRDPYPLYERLRALGPVVRVDPSLVVVTGYPEAEEVLRAPGFLVADAALRAQYEPDFLDHPGQYLLTPSVLQRNAPHHGRMRTLIASVFTPRRVAALAPAVTAAVEGLLDGWADRAGDGPVDFLDGFAFRLPIGVICELLGVPAADRHLFRPLAADLTATLEATLEPDELAAADRAAVELADYFAALAAERRADPRDDLVSVLVRTADADPGRLSDRELIANLALLLVAGFETTGNLLGNALARLFAHPEAADALRDGTLDAGALVDEVLRHDPPVQLTSRISADGDRTVAGHPVGRHTGVLLLLGAANRDPRRYRDPARFDPWRFQPATGPGADPDRPAGRPLSFGSGPHYCLGARLARLEAATALPALLRRFPALAPAGPAARRDRLVLRGHRTLPVHLGPPGR, encoded by the coding sequence GTGTTCGAGGCCGCGGACATCGTCGACGAGCTGATGGCCCCGGCGGGCCGCCGGGACCCGTACCCGCTGTACGAGCGGCTGCGCGCGCTCGGGCCGGTGGTGCGGGTAGACCCGTCCCTGGTGGTGGTGACGGGGTACCCGGAGGCGGAGGAGGTGCTGCGCGCACCGGGCTTCCTGGTCGCGGACGCCGCCCTGCGCGCCCAGTACGAGCCGGACTTCCTCGACCACCCCGGCCAGTACCTGCTCACCCCGTCGGTCCTGCAGCGCAACGCGCCCCACCACGGCCGGATGCGCACCCTGATCGCCTCGGTGTTCACCCCGCGCCGGGTCGCCGCGCTGGCCCCGGCCGTCACCGCCGCCGTCGAGGGCCTGCTCGACGGGTGGGCGGACCGGGCCGGCGACGGGCCGGTCGACTTCCTGGACGGCTTCGCCTTCCGGCTGCCGATCGGCGTGATCTGCGAACTGCTCGGCGTCCCGGCGGCGGACCGGCACCTGTTCCGCCCGCTCGCCGCCGACCTGACGGCCACCCTGGAGGCGACGCTGGAACCGGACGAGCTGGCCGCCGCCGACCGGGCCGCCGTCGAACTCGCCGACTACTTCGCCGCGCTGGCCGCCGAGCGGCGCGCCGACCCGCGGGACGACCTGGTCAGCGTCCTGGTGCGGACCGCCGACGCGGACCCGGGCCGGCTGTCCGACCGGGAGCTGATCGCCAACCTCGCGCTACTGCTGGTCGCCGGGTTCGAGACCACCGGCAACCTGCTCGGCAACGCCCTGGCCCGGCTGTTCGCGCACCCGGAGGCCGCCGACGCCCTGCGGGACGGCACCCTCGACGCGGGCGCGCTGGTCGACGAGGTGCTGCGGCACGACCCGCCCGTCCAGCTGACCTCCCGGATCTCCGCCGACGGCGACCGCACCGTCGCGGGCCACCCCGTCGGCCGGCACACCGGCGTCCTGCTGCTGCTCGGCGCCGCCAACCGGGATCCGCGCCGCTACCGCGACCCGGCCCGCTTCGACCCCTGGCGCTTCCAGCCCGCCACCGGCCCCGGGGCGGACCCGGACCGGCCCGCCGGGCGCCCGCTCAGCTTCGGCAGCGGGCCGCACTACTGCCTCGGCGCCCGGCTCGCCCGGCTGGAGGCCGCCACCGCGCTGCCCGCCCTGCTGCGCCGCTTCCCCGCGCTCGCCCCCGCGGGGCCGGCCGCCCGCCGGGACCGGCTGGTCCTGCGCGGTCACCGGACCCTCCCGGTGCACCTCGGGCCGCCCGGACGGTGA
- a CDS encoding arsenate reductase family protein, with product MEIWINPRCSKCRTALGELDAAGVEYTVRRYLDDPPTAAELTEVLGRLGLEPWDVARPDEAVAEELGLRSWGRTEADRARWVAAMAAHPELIQRPIVTADDGYTVIGRTPDALKDVLSH from the coding sequence ATGGAGATCTGGATCAACCCGCGGTGCAGCAAGTGCCGCACCGCCCTGGGCGAGCTCGACGCGGCGGGCGTGGAGTACACCGTCCGCCGCTACCTGGACGACCCGCCCACCGCCGCCGAACTCACCGAGGTGCTGGGCCGGTTGGGCCTCGAACCGTGGGACGTGGCGCGCCCGGACGAGGCGGTGGCCGAGGAGCTGGGCCTGCGCTCCTGGGGCCGGACGGAGGCCGACCGGGCCCGCTGGGTGGCGGCGATGGCCGCGCACCCGGAGCTGATCCAGCGGCCGATCGTCACCGCGGACGACGGCTACACCGTCATCGGGCGCACGCCGGACGCGCTGAAGGACGTCCTCTCCCACTGA